In a genomic window of Brassica rapa cultivar Chiifu-401-42 chromosome A10, CAAS_Brap_v3.01, whole genome shotgun sequence:
- the LOC103845023 gene encoding nicotinamide/nicotinic acid mononucleotide adenylyltransferase gives MDVSLPVDKLSTESKPEDKACVVLVATGSFNPPTFMHLRMFELARDALHSEGFHVLGGYMSPVNDAYEKKGLLSAEHRLKMCNIACKSSDFIMVDPWEASQDGYQRSLMVLSRVKTFLTANRRVPEESLKVMLLCGSDLLQSFCTPGVWIPEQVKAICKDYGIVCIRREGQDVESMIFGDRILYETRDNIRIVNNFVPNQISSSRLRQCISRGLSVKYLTEDGVIDYIKQHQLYTELE, from the exons ATGGATGTCTCCTTACCAGTCGATAAGCTATCTACTGAATCAAAACCTGA GGACAAAGCTTGTGTAGTGCTTGTGGCAACTGGGAGTTTCAACCCTCCTACGTTCATGCATTTACGCATGTTTG agCTGGCAAGAGATGCATTACACTCGGAGGGATTTCATGTTCTTGGAGGCTATATGTCCCCTGTAAATGATGCATACGAGAAGAAG GGACTTTTATCCGCAGAGCATCGTTTAAAGATGTGTAATATAGCCTGCAAAAGCTCCGACTTTATAATGGTTGATCCTTGGGAG GCATCCCAAGACGGCTACCAACGAAGTTTGATGGTTTTATCTAGGGTCAAGACTTTTCTTACAGCAAATAGACGTGTACCCGAGG AATCTCTCAAAGTCATGCTACTGTGTGGCTCGGATTTACTGCAATCTTTCTGCACTCCCGGTGTTTGGATCCCTGAACAG GTAAAGGCCATTTGCAAAGACTATGGGATTGTGTGCATCCGTAGAGAAGGACAAGATGTTGAAAGTATGATCTTTGGTGACAGAATCCTATACGAAACCCGT GATAACATTAGAATCGTCAACAACTTTGTTCCTAATCAGATAAGCTCAAGTAGATTAAG GCAATGCATTTCGCGAGGACTATCAGTTAAGTACTTGACTGAAGATGGAGTAATAGATTATATCAAACAACACCAACTTTACACTGAGCTCGAATGA
- the LOC103845024 gene encoding probable L-type lectin-domain containing receptor kinase S.7 — MASSRKLLALFFFISIAKPIFVSSDNVNFTFKSFTIRNLTFLGDSHLRNGVVGLTRELGVPDTSSGTVIYNTPIRFYDPVSNTTASFSTHFSFSVQNVNPDSSGDGLSFFLSHDNDTLGSPGEFLGLVNSSQPMKNRFVAIEFDTKLDPNFNDPSGNHVGLDVDSLNSIATSDPSIDLKSGKSITSWIDYKNDMRLLNVFLSYTDPIATTKKPEKPILSVNIDLAPFLNGEMYVGFSGSTEGSTEIHLIENWSFKTSGFVPVRSKSNRPHNVSGSSVAPVAIPKGGGRRQRHGLAIGLGISCPVFFCLALLVFGYFTLKKLKGVKAEKELKTELITGLREFSYRELYAATKGFHSSRVIGRGAFGNVYRAMFVSSGTISAVKRSRHNSTEGRTEFLAELSIIACLRHKNLVQLQGWCNEKGELLLVYEFMPNGSLDKILYQESETGAVALDWSHRLNIAIGLASALSYLHHECEQQVVHRDIKASNIMLDINFNARLGDFGLARLTEHDKSPISTLTAGTMGYLAPEYLQYGTATEMTDAFSYGVVILEIACGRRPIDKEPENQKTVNLVDWVWRLHSEGRVLDAVDERLRGEFDEEMMKKLLLVGLKCAHPDSNERPSMRRVLQILNNEVEPSPVPKMKPTLSFSIGLISLDDIVSKDDGDSIV, encoded by the coding sequence ATGGCTTCTTCAAGAAAGCTTcttgctctcttcttctttatctCAATAGCCAAACCAATCTTTGTCTCCTCCGATAACGTAAACTTCACATTCAAATCCTTCACCATCCGAAACCTCACGTTCCTCGGCGACTCCCACCTCCGAAACGGCGTCGTGGGACTAACACGCGAGCTAGGCGTACCCGACACGAGCTCCGGAACCGTAATCTACAACACACCAATCCGTTTCTACGATCCAGTCTCGAACACCACGGCGTCTTTCTCCACACACTTCTCCTTCTCCGTCCAAAACGTGAACCCAGACTCCTCCGGCGACGGGCTCTCCTTCTTCCTCTCCCACGACAACGACACCTTAGGAAGCCCCGGAGAGTTCTTGGGCCTCGTGAACTCCTCCCAGCCCATGAAGAACCGCTTCGTCGCGATCGAATTCGACACCAAACTCGATCCCAACTTCAACGACCCGAGCGGGAACCACGTCGGGTTAGACGTCGATAGCTTGAACTCGATCGCCACGTCGGATCCGTCGATCGATCTCAAATCCGGAAAATCGATTACGTCTTGGATCGATTACAAGAACGATATGCGTTTATTAAACGTCTTCTTGAGCTACACTGATCCTATAGCTACAACGAAGAAGCCAGAGAAGCCTATTTTATCTGTAAACATCGATCTTGCTCCGTTCTTGAACGGCGAGATGTACGTAGGGTTCTCCGGTTCGACGGAAGGGAGCACTGAGATTCATCTCATCGAGAATTGGAGCTTCAAGACGTCCGGGTTTGTTCCGGTTAGATCGAAATCTAACCGTCCTCACAACGTTTCAGGTAGCTCTGTAGCTCCTGTGGCTATACCTAAGGGTGGAGGAAGACGTCAAAGACACGGTCTCGCGATTGGGCTTGGGATCTCTTGTCCTGTCTTCTTCTGTTTAGCGCTCTTGGTGTTTGGTTACTTCACGTTGAAGAAGCTGAAAGGAGTTAAAGCGGAGAAGGAGCTCAAGACGGAGCTTATCACAGGCCTTAGAGAGTTTAGCTACAGAGAGCTTTACGCAGCCACGAAAGGGTTTCACTCGAGTCGTGTCATTGGGAGAGGAGCGTTTGGGAATGTGTACAGAGCTATGTTTGTTTCGTCGGGAACTATCTCTGCTGTGAAGAGATCGAGGCATAACTCGACGGAAGGGAGGACGGAGTTTTTAGCTGAGCTTTCGATTATTGCTTGCTTGCGGCACAAGAATCTTGTTCAGTTGCAGGGTTGGTGTAACGAGAAGGGAGAGTTGCTTCTTGTTTACGAGTTCATGCCTAACGGGAGTCTTGATAAGATTCTGTATCAGGAGTCGGAGACTGGAGCTGTGGCTCTTGACTGGTCGCATAGGTTGAACATAGCGATTGGTTTGGCTTCGGCTTTGTCTTATCTTCACCATGAGTGTGAGCAGCAGGTGGTTCACAGAGATATAAAGGCAAGCAACATAATGCTAGACATCAACTTCAACGCGAGGCTAGGAGATTTTGGTCTGGCGAGGCTCACTGAGCACGATAAAAGCCCTATCTCGACGTTAACAGCTGGTACGATGGGGTATCTCGCACCGGAGTATCTCCAGTACGGGACTGCGACTGAGATGACTGATGCGTTTAGCTACGGAGTGGTGATTTTAGAGATTGCTTGCGGGAGAAGGCCGATAGATAAGGAGCCGGAGAATCAAAAGACTGTCAACTTGGTGGATTGGGTTTGGAGATTGCACAGTGAAGGAAGAGTGCTTGATGCTGTGGATGAGAGGTTGAGAGGCGAGTTCGATgaggagatgatgaagaagctgtTGCTTGTTGGGCTTAAGTGTGCACATCCGGATAGTAATGAGAGACCATCGATGAGACGTGTGCTACAGATACTGAACAATGAGGTTGAGCCTAGTCCGGTTCCGAAGATGAAACCAACGCTATCTTTCTCTATTGGGTTGATAAGTCTTGATGATATTGTTTCCAAAGATGATGGAGACAGCATCGTGTag
- the LOC103845025 gene encoding pentatricopeptide repeat-containing protein At5g55840: MSGFSSLFSHRNEAISLLRLGSSKLGCFSRVGFSSGVVKQSKRDDYASHEPFGVTGLDMEKSIYNILTIDRWGSLNHMDYRQARLRPVHGKLALKFLKWVVKQPGLEPDHLLQLFCITTHILVRARMYDPARHILKELSWMGDKPSFVFTALMATYRLCNSNPAVFDILIRVYMREGRIQDSLEVFRLMGLYGFNPSVYTCNAMLGSIVKSDGDVSVWSFLKEMLKRKIFPDVATFNILINALCAEGNFKKSCYLMEKMEKSGYPPTIVTYNTVLHWYCKKGRFKAAVELIDHMKSKGVDADVCTYNMIIHDLCRNSRSAKGYLLLRKMRKRMIYPNEVTYNTLISGFSNEGKVLIARQLLDEMLAFGLSPNHVTFNALIDGYISEGNFKEALKMFYMMEAQGLVPTEVSYGVILDGLCKHAEFDLARGFYMRMKRNGISVGRITYTGMIDGLCKNGLLDEAVEMLNEMSRDGVDPDIVTYSALINGFCKVGRFETVKEIVCRIYRAGLSPNGIIYSTLIYNYCRMGFLEEALRIYEAMILEGHTPDHFTFNVLVSSLCKAGKTDEAEEFIRCMTSDGVLPNAVSFDCLINEYGSSGEALKAFSIFDEMTKAGHHPTFFTYGGLLKGLCKGGHLKEAEKFLRSLHDVPAAVDTVMYNTLLTAMCKSGNLDKAVSLFGEMVKRSVLPDSYTYTSLISGLCKKGKTVIATLFAKEAEARGNLLPNEVMYTCFVDGMFKAGQWEAAFHFREQMEKLGLAPDAVTTNVMIDGYSRMGKIEKASDLLSEMEPSLTTYNILLHGYSKRKDIPTTFKLYRSMILNGVLPDKLTCHSLILGMCESNALEIGLKILKAFICRGFEVDRSTFNMLISKCCANGEISKAFDLVNVMNLLGISLDKTTYDAVVSVFNRNHRFQESRMVLHAMSKQGLSPDCTKYIGLLNGLCRVGDIKTAFMLNDEMITLKTCPANVAESAMVRALAKCGKTEEATLLLRSMLKKKLVPTIASFTTLMHMFCKNGDVTEALELRAVVRNCGLKLDLVSYNVLITGLCAKGDMVAAFKLYEEMKQDGFLANATTYKALISGILSLGTAFSGTDIIMEDLLARGFITSLSSSQDSHTTLTMVMEKLKALQSHKKG; the protein is encoded by the exons ATGTCCGGATTCTCGAGCTTATTTTCTCACAGAAACGAAGCAATCTCTTTATTGCGTCTCGGTTCCTCGAAACTCGGATGTTTCTCCCGAGTAGGGTTTTCTTCCGGCGTCGTAAAACAGTCGAAACGAGATGATTATGCTTCTCACGAACCATTTGGTGTCACTG GACTTGATATGGAGAAGAGCATATACAACATTCTTACAATCGACCGTTGGGGATCTCTGAACCATATGGATTACAGACAGGCTCGTCTTAGACCAGTTCACGGGAAGCTAGCTTTGAAGTTTCTCAAATGGGTAGTCAAGCAGCCAGGTCTGGAGCCTGACCATCTCCTTCAACTGTTTTGTATCACTACGCATATACTTGTTAGAGCTAGAATGTACGACCCCGCAAGACACATCTTGAAGGAGCTGTCTTGGATGGGTGATAAACCAAGCTTTGTGTTTACTGCTTTGATGGCCACGTACAGGCTATGCAACTCAAACCCTGCTGTTTTCGACATCTTGATTCGAGTGTATATGAGAGAAGGAAGGATTCAAGATTCTCTGGAGGTATTTCGTTTGATGGGTCTTTACGGGTTCAACCCTTCTGTTTATACATGTAATGCAATGCTAGGTTCCATTGTAAAGAGTGATGGGGATGTGTCGGTCTGGTCTTTCTTGAAGGAAATGCTCAAGAGGAAGATTTTTCCTGACGTGGCTACCTTCAATATCCTAATCAATGCGCTATGTGCTGAAGGAAACTTTAAAAAGTCGTGTTATCTAATGGAAAAGATGGAGAAGAGTGGTTATCCACCAACGATAGTTACATACAACACTGTGCTCCATTGGTATTGCAAAAAGGGGAGATTTAAAGCTGCTGTGGAGCTTATAGATCACATGAAGTCGAAAGGGGTTGACGCTGATGTGTGTACGTATAATATGATTATCCACGATTTGTGCAGAAACAGTAGAAGTGCCAAAGGCTATTTGTTGCTGAGGAAAATGAGGAAGAGGATGATTTACCCTAATGAAGTCACGTACAACACGCTGATTAGTGGTTTTTCTAATGAAGGAAAGGTTCTCATTGCTCGTCAGCTTTTGGATGAGATGTTAGCCTTTGGACTTTCCCCGAATCATGTTACTTTCAATGCTTTGATTGACGGATACATCAGTGAGGGAAACTTTAAAGAGGCTCTGAAGATGTTTTATATGATGGAAGCACAAGGCCTTGTTCCTACTGAAGTTAGCTATGGGGTAATTTTAGATGGGTTGTGCAAGCATGCAGAGTTTGATCTAGCGAGAGGCTTTTACATGAGAATGAAGAGAAATGGAATCTCTGTTGGGCGAATAACATACACTGGAATGATTGATGGGTTATGCAAGAATGGGTTATTGGATGAAGCTGTTGAGATGCTTAACGAAATGAGCAGAGATGGTGTTGATCCTGATATCGTCACATACTCAGCACTTATAAATGGATTTTGCAAGGTGGGGAGGTTTGAAACTGTTAAGGAGATAGTGTGTAGAATTTACCGAGCTGGTCTTAGTCCAAATGGCATCATATACTCAACGCTGATATACAATTACTGCAGGATGGGATTCTTAGAGGAAGCTTTAAGAATTTATGAAGCTATGATCCTTGAGGGCCATACTCCAGACCATTTCACGTTCAATGTACTTGTCTCTTCGCTATGTAAAGCTGGTAAAACGGATGAGGCGGAAGAGTTTATCCGTTGCATGACAAGTGATGGGGTTCTTCCTAACGCAGTTAGCTTTGATTGTCTTATCAACGAGTACGGAAGCTCCGGTGAAGCGCTAAAAGCATTCTCTATATTTGATGAGATGACCAAAGCAGGTCATCACCCAACTTTCTTCACATATGGTGGTCTTCTCAAGGGATTATGCAAAGGTGGGCATTTGAAAGAGGCAGAGAAGTTTCTGAGAAGCCTCCATGATGTTCCTGCAGCTGTTGACACTGTAATGTACAACACACTACTCACTGCAATGTGTAAATCAGGGAACTTGGACAAGGCTGTCTCTCTTTTTGGTGAGATGGTGAAGCGAAGCGTTCTACCTGACAGTTATACGTATACCAGTCTAATCTCTGGGTTGTGTAAGAAGGGGAAGACTGTTATTGCCACACTCTTTGCTAAGGAAGCTGAGGCTCGAGGTAATTTACTTCCCAACGAGGTGATGTATACATGTTTTGTGGATGGTATGTTCAAAGCTGGTCAGTGGGAAGCTGCTTTTCATTTCCGGGAGCAAATGGAGAAGCTTGGCCTTGCCCCTGATGCTGTCACAACAAACGTAATGATCGACGGTTACTCAAGGATGGGGAAAATAGAGAAGGCTAGTGACTTGCTTTCTGAAATGGAACCTAGTCTGACTACTTACAACATCCTCTTGCATGGGTACTCAAAGAGGAAAGACATACCAACGACCTTTAAGCTGTATAGATCCATGATACTGAACGGCGTTTTACCTGACAAGCTCACATGCCATTCTCTTATTCTCGGGATGTGTGAGTCCAACGCGTTGGAGATCGGTCTTAAAATCTTGAAGGCCTTTATATGCCGAGGTTTTGAAGTTGATAGGAGTACGTTCAACATGCTAATCTCCAAATGTTGTGCAAACGGAGAGATCAGCAAGGCTTTTGATCTAGTTAACGTCATGAACTTACTAGGAATCTCTCTTGACAAAACTACTTATGACGCCGTTGTAAGCGTCTTCAACCGAAACCACAGATTCCAGGAATCTCGCATGGTTCTGCACGCTATGTCGAAGCAAGGTTTATCTCCTGATTGCACCAAATACATCGGTCTGCTTAACGGTCTTTGCAGAGTGGGAGATATAAAGACTGCGTTTATGCTGAATGATGAGATGATAACGCTTAAGACATGTCCGGCTAACGTAGCTGAGAGTGCAATGGTGAGAGCGCTTGCAAAATGCGGTAAGACTGAAGAAGCTACTCTGCTTCTTCGTTCCATGCTGAAAAAGAAGTTGGTTCCGACTATCGCTAGTTTCACTACTCTAATGCACATGTTTTGCAAGAACGGTGACGTTACAGAGGCTCTGGAATTGAGAGCCGTCGTGAGAAACTGTGGCCTGAAGCTTGATCTCGTGTCGTACAATGTGTTGATTACTGGACTTTGTGCTAAAGGTGATATGGTAGCTGCGTTTAAGCTCTATGAAGAGATGAAGCAAGATGGGTTCTTAGCTAATGCGACTACTTACAAAGCTCTCATCAGTGGGATACTTTCCCTAGGTACCGCATTCTCAGGGACTGATATTATCATGGAAGATTTACTTGCAAGAGGATTCATAACATCCTTGAGCTCGTCTCAAGATTCACACACAACCTTGACAATGGTCATGGAGAAGCTGAAGGCCTTGCAGAGTCACAAGAAGGGATAA
- the LOC103845026 gene encoding protein NOI4 translates to MSDKGRPLPKFGEWDVNDPASAEGFTVIFNKARDEKKTGGKPGSPGKSTEGHAKSGGGGGGGDPSKPQPKKWLCCMQSPAVDS, encoded by the exons ATGTCG GACAAAGGTCGTCCCTTGCCGAAGTTTGGAGAATGGGATGTGAACGATCCAGCATCAGCTGAAGGCTTCACAGTGATATTCAACAAAGCTAGGGATGAGAAAAAGACAGGTGGCAAACCCGGATCACCCGGTAAATCCACTGAAGGTCATGCTAAgtccggaggaggaggaggaggaggagatccTAGTAAACCTCAGCCT AAAAAATGGCTCTGCTGCATGCAATCTCCTGCTGTGGACTCTTGA
- the LOC108870126 gene encoding putative small ubiquitin-related modifier 8, translating into MSASDKKKSSVPSSVPSSHVTLKVKSQDDVDVYFRVKRDVELRKMMEAFSHKVGKQMSAFVFLFDGI; encoded by the exons ATGTCGGCATCTGACAAGAAGAAGTCGTCGGTTCCGTCGTCGGTTCCGTCGTCCCATGTTACCCTCAAAGTTAAAAGTCAG GATGATGTAGATGTGTACTTCCGGGTTAAGAGGGACGTTGAGCTCCGTAAGATGATGGAAGCCTTTTCCCACAAAGTTGGAAAACAAATGTCTGCCTTCGTCTTTCTTTTCGATggaatctaa
- the LOC103845027 gene encoding WEB family protein At5g55860 translates to MVAKKGRRDSSDSSPSVEVGEIDTSSPFQSVKDAVSLFGREAAFSAEKQPLLRKPSPQSAEKVLVKQTELHLAQKELNKLKDQLKSAETIREQALSELEWAKRTVDELTRKLDAVNESRDSANKVTEAAKSLIKEAKPENVSVSSSDDAEGLDMEQYGKVCKELDTAKQELRKIRQVSNEVSETKTVALTKEEEAKEVTKVYSEKIELLRKEIAAVNESVEQTKLACSQAQKEQSEIFAEKEIQHQSYKAGMEESAKKLLALKSEFDPEFAKKLEAQLTETYNEIDELQKQMETAKASDTESVNGVSLELKEAKGLLEKLVGEEKSLQESVESLKAELEKVKTERSEVEGKEAEIETVAGDLNLKLSKSKSELEECVAEEGKAKAALEDMMSTLNQITSETEASRREADAMRNKAEELKKEAETAHLALEETELNLRVALDEAEEAKTAEAKALEQIKSMSEKTNAARNSTSSESGPQSITLSQDEFKSLSKRAEVSDKLADMKVAAALAQVEAVRASENETLKKLETTQEEIEKLKTATEEALKKAAMADAAKKAVEGELRRWRERDQKKAEEAASRILAEAEARMSVESSPQHLYYKDTKQKPVHKKKLEKTRTSVVSKKVLMPNLSGIFSRKKNQAEWGSPSYLPGEKPF, encoded by the exons ATGGTTGCTAAGAAAGGACGTAGAGACTCTTCAGATTCTTCCCCTTCTGTGGAGGTTGGAGAGATAGACACAAGCTCTCCTTTTCAATCTGTTAAGGATGCTGTTAGTCTCTTCGGTCGTGAAGCTGCCTTTTCCGCTGAAAAGCAGCCTCTCCTTCGAAAACCCAGTCCCCAATCCGCTGAG AAAGTTTTGGTTAAGCAAACTGAGCTTCACTTGGCTCAGAAAGAGTTGAACAAGTTAAAGGACCAGCTTAAGAGTGCTGAGACAATCAGAGAGCAAGCCTTGAGTGAGCTCGAGTGGGCTAAGAGAACTGTTGACGAGCTTACTCGCAAGCTTGATGCGGTTAATGAGTCGAGAGATTCTGCTAATAAAGTGACTGAAGCTGCTAAGAGTCTGATCAAAGAAGCGAAACCAGAGAATGTTTCTGTGTCTAGCAGTGATGATGCTGAGGGTTTGGATATGGAACAGTATGGGAAGGTGTGCAAGGAGCTTGATACCGCAAAGCAAGAGCTGAGAAAGATCCGTCAGGTTTCTAATGAGGTTTCTGAAACAAAGACTGTTGCTTTGACCAAAGAAGAGGAAGCTAAGGAAGTGACTAAAGTTTATTCTGAGAAGATCGAGTTGCTTAGAAAGGAGATCGCAGCTGTTAATGAATCAGTTGAACAGACCAAGCTTGCTTGTTCTCAAGCTCAGAAAGAACAGTCTGAGATTTTTGCAGAGAAGGAGATTCAGCACCAATCCTATAAAGCTGGCATGGAAGAGTCTGCCAAGAAGCTGCTCGCTTTGAAGAGCGAGTTTGATCCTGAGTTTGCTAAAAAGCTTGAAGCGCAGTTGACTGAAACATACAACGAGATCGATGAGTTGCAGAAGCAAATGGAGACTGCGAAAGCATCTGATACGGAGTCTGTTAATGGTGTGAGTTTGGAGTTGAAAGAAGCAAAGGGTTTACTAGAGAAGTTGGTTGGAGAAGAGAAGTCTTTGCAAGAGTCAGTGGAGTCTCTCAAAGCAGAACTAGAGAAAGTGAAGACAGAGCGCAGTGAAGTTGAAGGCAAGGAGGCTGAGATCGAAACTGTGGCTGGAGATCTTAATCTGAAGCTTAGCAAAAGCAAGAGTGAGCTTGAAGAATGCGTTGCAGAGGAAGGTAAAGCAAAGGCTGCTTTGGAAGATATGATGTCAACCTTGAATCAGATCACTTCTGAGACAGAAGCTTCTCGAAGAGAAGCTGACGCAATGAGAAACAAAGCCGAGGAGCTGAAGAAGGAAGCAGAAACGGCGCATCTCGCGCTTGAGGAGACAGAGCTGAACTTGAGGGTGGCCCTAGATGAAGCTGAAGAAGCAAAAACTGCAGAGGCAAAGGCCCTTGAACAGATAAAGTCCATGTCTGAAAAAACCAACGCTGCACGCAACTCCACGTCATCCGAGTCTGGACCTCAGAGCATCACGCTGTCTCAGGATGAGTTCAAGTCTTTGAGCAAGAGAGCTGAGGTATCTGATAAGTTAGCGGATATGAAAGTGGCGGCTGCGCTGGCTCAGGTGGAAGCAGTGAGAGCTAGCGAAAACGAGACGCTGAAGAAGTTGGAGACGACGCAAGAGGAGATCGAGAAGCTAAAGACTGCAACGGAGGAGGCACTGAAGAAAGCAGCTATGGCTGATGCCGCAAAGAAAGCGGTCGAAGGAGAGCTCAGGAGGTGGCGGGAAAGAGATCAGAAGAAAGCAGAGGAAGCAGCGTCGAGGATTCTTGCGGAGGCTGAGGCCAGGATGTCTGTTGAATCATCACCGCAGCATCTCTACTACAAAGACACGAAACAGAAACCTGTTCACAAGAAGAAGCTGGAGAAGACGAGAACTAGTGTGGTGTCAAAGAAAGTGTTGATGCCGAATCTAAGTGGAATCTTTAGTAGAAAGAAGAATCAAGCGGAGTGGGGTTCTCCTTCTTACCTCCCTGGAGAGAAACCCTTTTGA
- the LOC103845028 gene encoding altered inheritance of mitochondria protein 32, whose amino-acid sequence MGSGRRRYMDDDPLASSSSPITVSNPLDSFLGESTSRSGSFESESISEEADFGPEKLAGTVEFYERHVFLCYKKPSFWPARIEASEFDRLPRLLSSVVSARKCDMKKETLLTICEGHDGTETSNGDVLIFPDMIRYRRLTHFDVDTFVEEVLVKDVVWLPGNPEPLSGSYVFVCCHGSRDRRCGVCGPSLVSRFREEIEMCGLEGEVSVSPCSHIGGHKYTGDVIIYGSNINQRVTGNWYGLVTLEDVPQLLEQHIYRGQILDRLWRGEMGLLEEDQKITQEQRFQERNAEKINNGEVSLVVQQNGNSSWCLEEKNHTENNTSEKEISVKSASSRVSSSKNGSSCGFKVCAAMSMWLENWEKEDTYAALSVVCAAASVAIAYNCYKQLK is encoded by the exons ATGGGAAGCGGAAGAAGAAGATACATGGACGACGACCCTttagcctcctcctcctctcccaTCACCGTATCCAACCCCCTCGACAGCTTTCTCGGCGAATCGACCTCTCGCTCTGGAAGCTTCGAAAGTGAGAGCATCAGCGAAGAAGCCGATTTTGGACCCGAGAAACTCGCCGGGACCGTAGAGTTCTACGAGAGACATGTCTTCTTGTGCTACAAAAAGCCCTCCTTTTGGCCGGCCAGGATCGAGGCTTCGGAGTTCGATCGGTTGCCGAGGCTTCTCTCTTCCGTCGTGTCTGCGAGGAAGTGTGATATGAAGAAAGAG ACTCTACTCACAATATGTGAGGGCCATGATGGGACTGAGACATCTAATGGGGATGTGTTGATCTTTCCGGATATGATCAGATACAG AAGGTTGACTCATTTTGATGTGGACACATTTGTGGAAGAGGTGCTTGTGAAGGATGTTGTGTGGCTGCCTGGGAATCCTGAACCTCTGAGTGGCTCATATGTCTTTGTATGTTGTCATGGATCCAGAGACCGGCGTTGTGGGGTTTGTGGACCCTCTCTGGTTAGTAGATTCAGAGAAGAAATTGAAATGTGTGGTCTTGAAGGTGAAGTTTCGGTCAGCCCTTGTTCCCACATTGGTGGTCACAAATACACTGGAGATGTTATCATCTATGGATCAAACATTAACCAGAGAGTCACAGGAAACTG GTATGGGTTAGTGACTCTAGAAGATGTACCTCAACTGCTGGAGCAACATATTTACAGAGGCCAAATCCTAGACCGCCTTTGGAG GGGTGAAATGGGTCTGTTAGAAGAAGATCAGAAGATAACTCAAGAACAAAGGTTCCAAGAACGAAATGCTGAAAAGATCAACAACGGGGAGGTGTCCCTCGTTGTCCAACAAAATGGGAATTCATCTTGGTGTTTAGAGGAGAAGAATCACACTGAGAATAATACCTCGGAAAAAGAAATCTCTGTTAAAAGTGCATCTTCTCGGGTAAGTAGCAGCAAGAATGGATCTTCCTGCGGATTCAAGGTTTGTGCTGCGATGTCAATGTGGTTGGAGAATTGGGAGAAAGAAGATACATATGCTGCTTTATCTGTTGTTTGTGCTGCTGCATCTGTGGCTATTGCCTATAACTGCTACAAGCAATTGAAATGA